One segment of Erigeron canadensis isolate Cc75 chromosome 2, C_canadensis_v1, whole genome shotgun sequence DNA contains the following:
- the LOC122587427 gene encoding protein HGV2 codes for MADENQTAATVDPSVDATIDSTGFGGTASSCNNNNVAETSSGVTSETEKSLAYADELMEKGSKASKLDDFSEATDCFSRALEIRVAHYGELAPECVRTYYKYGCALLYKAQEESDPLVSGAVSKKEASAEPDSEKAAKDAEDEEASVSSKTKEGTSSLKAVAEDGGDEEDQDDDDEGSDAEEDESDLDLAWKMLDVARAISERQPGDTMEKVDILSALAEVALEREDVETSLSDYLKALSMLERLAEPDSRHIAELNFRICLCLEIGSKGDEAIPYCQKAISVCKSRLQRLKSEVESSSASKVPSNSEPAGLLGRQSSSASQTTDSVAEKEKEIEILTGLSGELEKKLEDLQQIVSNPTSILSDILGMMAAKGKSGQTSGSGSSGMTSSRIGAANSSGFESPTVSTAHTNSDSGVTHLGVVGRGVKRVNMSSVAVESTAAKKPALDPSADNGGSA; via the exons ATGGCGGACGAAAACCAAACAGCAGCAACAGTGGATCCTTCGGTCGACGCGACAATCGATTCGACAGGCTTCGGCGGCACGGCGTCTTCATGCAACAACAATAATGTGGCGGAAACATCCTCCGGCGTGACGTCAGAGACTGAAAAATCACTTGCGTATGCTGACGAGCTTATGGAGAAAGGATCTAAAGCTAGTAAACTGGATGATTTCTCTGAAGCCACTGATTGCTTTAGCCGTGCCTTAGAAATCAG GGTTGCACATTATGGGGAGCTTGCGCCGGAATGTGTGAGAACATATTATAAGTATGGATGCGCACTTCTGTACAAGGCTCAAGAAGAGTCTGACCCGCTAGTTTCAGGTGCCGTGTCTAAGAAAGAGGCCAGTGCTGAACCCGATTCTGAAAAAGCTGCGAAGGATgcagaagatgaagaagcatCTGTTTCAAGTAAAACTAAAGAAGGGACTTCAAGTCTTAAAGCAGTGGCAGAAGATG GTGGTGATGAGGAAGATCAAGATGACGATGACGAAGGAAGTGATGCTGAGGAGGATGAATCTGATCTGGATTTAGCATGGAAAATGCTTGATGTTGCAAGGGCGATTTCTGAAAGACAACCAGGCGACACAATGGAGAAAGTAGACATTCTTTCAGCTTTGGCTGAGGTAGCTTTGGAGAGAG AGGATGTTGAAACTTCCCTAAGCGATTATCTGAAAGCATTATCCATGTTGGAACGCTTGGCTGAACCTGACAGCCGTCATATAGCAGAACT AAATTTCAGGATCTGTTTATGTTTGGAAATTGGTTCAAAGGGTGATGAAGCAATCCCATATTGCCAAAAGGCTATTTCAGTTTGCAAGTCTCGTTTGCAGCGActtaaaagtgaagtagagaGTTCCTCTGCTTCTAAGGTTCCTTCCAATTCTGAACCAGCAGGACTTCTTGGACGCCAATCTTCCAGTGCTTCGCAAACTACGGATTCTGTTgctgagaaagaaaaagaaattgagatTCTTACGGGCCTTTCTGGTGAACTTGAAAAGAAG CTTGAAGATCTGCAGCAGATTGTGTCGAACCCGACATCAATACTGTCTGATATATTGGGAATGATGGCTGCTAAGGGGAAAAGTGGACAAACTTCTGGCAGTGGTAGCAGTGGAATGACATCTTCACGAATTGGTGCAGCTAACAGCTCTGGATTTGAGTCTCCTACGGTTTCAACGGCTCACACTAACAGTGATTCTGGAGTTACTCATCTTGGGGTCGTGGGAAGGGGGGTCAAACGAGTGAATATGAGTTCAGTTGCAGTAGAGTCTACAGCAGCTAAAAAGCCTGCACTTGATCCGTCTGCAGATAATGGTGGCAGTGCTTGA
- the LOC122589432 gene encoding uncharacterized protein LOC122589432 has product MSGREDSDSDAAPEEFTAEQAIQKDEEITTIQKENKARVLREGKERRRKWAEKLTPRQPRVDKAIQDETETPTQAPEINGMLPDDIVRFLAANEKKVFSDSEDEKSEKKPRKKKSKNSGTGPVILKEIPPPRCLQNSLDFLKKRKMQVKRSSAVLDNSNQALRYLSASGLLSKK; this is encoded by the exons ATGTCTGGAAGAGAAGATAGCGACTCCGACGCCGCCCCTGAAGAATTCACCGCCGAACAG GCAATCCAAAAGGATGAAGAGATAACTACTATTCAGAAAGAAAACAAGGCCAG GGTCTTGCGTGAAGGAAAAGAACGTCGAAGGAAATGGGCCGAAAAGTTAACACCACGCCAACCCCGTGTGGATAAAGCTATCCAAGATGAAACCGAAACACCAACGCAGGCTCCCGAGATTAACGGAATGCTTCCAGATGACATTGTCAGATTCCTTGCAGCCAATGAGAA GAAGGTATTTTCTGACTCGGAAGATGAGAAATCCGAGAAAAAACCAAGAAAGAAGAAGTCCAAAAACTCggg GACGGGCCCTGTTATTCTGAAGGAAATACCACCTCCGCGGTGCTTACAGAACTCATTGgactttttgaagaaaagaaaaatgcaGGTGAAAAGATCATCTGCAGTTCTGGATAACTCGAACCAAGCATTGCGATATCTTTCAGCATCTGGTTTGTTAAGTAAGAAATAA
- the LOC122589949 gene encoding protein JINGUBANG-like produces MMRNTLRKILPINWLISRKSHKKKDYDHDDDHDDDESEDDHFYDAVDEPQVEYYRKYPPENKDPPPPLSDTDSLFEEGSKMGSYGPTPFDRLPSSARTSPLLKSPWSAYTEQPVPASMNNCGSYVGLMCSLIREEGHIYSLAASGDLLYTGSSSKNIRIWKHHMEYSGFKSHSGLVKAIVISGEKIFTGHQDGKIRVWKASRKDPKLHKKIGTLPNFQSVFKKSIKPKNYTLRRNPSGVWIKHFDAISSLSLNEDQTLLYSGSWDKTIKIWRVSDFKCLESINAHDDVINTVVAGFHGFVFSGSADGMLKVWQKESQGKWPKHYFSHTLLKQEFAVTSLAVNQTGMVVYAGCSDGIVHFWEDEKLTHSGALRGHKLAVLCLVASGNMVFSGSADKNICVWQRDDSGGHRCLYILNGHTGPVKCLAVDEEQRETKSHNNDGGNTCMLYSGSLDKSVKIWRMCPQRYYTDNKQLPPPSPQRINGLRLSRLSHRRASQLKK; encoded by the coding sequence ATGATGAGGAACACATTGCGAAAAATCCTCCCGATTAATTGGTTGATATCTCGAAAATCACATAAAAAGAAGGATTATGATCATGATGAcgatcatgatgatgatgagagcgAGGATGATCATTTTTATGATGCTGTGGATGAACCACAAGTCGAATACTATAGGAAATACCCACCTGAGAACAAGGATCCACCACCTCCATTATCTGATACGGATTCCTTGTTTGAAGAAGGTTCTAAAATGGGTTCGTATGGCCCAACCCCATTTGATCGTCTACCAAGCTCAGCTCGGACGTCCCCTTTGTTAAAATCTCCATGGTCAGCGTACACAGAGCAACCTGTGCCTGCTTCCATGAATAATTGTGGTAGTTATGTCGGGTTAATGTGTTCTCTTATTCGTGAAGAGGGGCATATATATTCGTTGGCTGCATCAGGGGATTTGTTATACACCGGTTCTTCTAGCAAGAACATTCGCATTTGGAAGCACCATATGGAGTATTCTGGATTCAAATCACATAGTGGGTTGGTTAAAGCTATTGTGATTTCCGGAGAGAAAATATTCACAGGGCACCAGGATgggaaaattagggtttggaaAGCGTCGAGAAAGGATCCTAAATTACATAAGAAGATTGGGACTCTGCCAAATTTCCAATCTGTAtttaaaaaatccataaaaccgAAGAATTATACATTGAGGAGAAATCCTAGTGGGGTTTGGATCAAACATTTTGACGCGATATCTAGTCTGAGCTTAAATGAAGATCAAACGCTTTTGTATTCAGGATCATGGGACAAAACTATCAAAATTTGGAGAGTATCGGATTTCAAATGTTTGGAATCAATAAACGCTCATGATGATGTGATCAACACTGTGGTTGCTGGATTTCATGGCTTTGTATTTTCGGGCTCAGCTGATGGGATGTTAAAAGTATGGCAGAAAGAGTCACAAGGAAAATGGCCAAAACATTACTTTTCACATACTTTACTGAAACAAGAATTTGCAGTGACGTCGTTGGCTGTTAACCAAACAGGGATGGTAGTTTATGCAGGTTGTTCAGATGGAATTGTGCATTTTTGGGAAGATGAGAAATTAACCCATAGTGGGGCTCTTAGAGGTCATAAGTTAGCAGTTTTATGTCTAGTGGCGTCGGGAAACATGGTGTTCAGTGGTTCAGCAGATAAGAATATATGTGTGTGGCAGAGAGACGATAGCGGAGGGCATAGGTGTTTGTACATATTAAACGGGCATACAGGGCCGGTTAAGTGTTTGGCAGTGGACGAGGAGCAAAGGGAAACGAAATCCCACAACAATGATGGTGGAAATACTTGCATGCTATATAGTGGTAGTCTGGACAAGTCTGTGAAGATATGGAGAATGTGCCCACAAAGATACTATACAGATAACAAACAGTTGCCACCTCCATCACCACAACGGATTAATGGGTTAAGACTGAGCAGGCTATCACATCGCCGGGCTAGTCAGCTGAAAAAATAG
- the LOC122590311 gene encoding B3 domain-containing transcription factor VRN1-like, producing the protein MALSMMNSEECRQFFKIFLPHHTDTQMRIPPAFLKLFKVSLPLKAILMTSSGKSWEVNMKKVDDDVYLQDGWEKFVKDNSLEFGDFLIFYHNGGSNFFVSISGKNGCLKEIDLEEDSKSEKQPIHVQVKEPTGTAEQKTVLGEEISKLSFEVRVQQRYMTRGYLPMPQVFYDGVKEYRGMAKLQHQDRTWDVKVDKYGERIRFNEGWSKFSAENCLIVGDVCCFKMIDIKPEFYLMDVAFCREY; encoded by the exons ATGGCGTTAAGCATGATGAACTCAGAAGAATGTCGTCAGTTTTTCAAGATCTTTCTGCCTCATCATACCGATACTCAAATG AGGATACCTCCGGCATTTCTCAAGCTTTTTAAGGTTTCTTTACCATTGAAGGCTATTCTTATGACTTCATCAGGAAAGTCATGGGAAGTGAATATGAAGAAGGTTGATGATGATGTATATTTGCAAGACGGGTGGGAGAAATTTGTGAAAGATAATTCACTGGAGTTCGGTGATTTCCTGATCTTTTATCATAACGGCGGATCAAATTTCTTTGTTAGTATATCCGGGAAAAATGGTTGTCTAAAGGAGATTGATCTGGAAGAAGATAGCAAGAGTGAAAAGCAACCGATACACGTTCAAGTGAAGGAACCAACTGGAACTG CCGAACAGAAGACAGTTTTGGGTGAAGAAATTAGTAAATTGTCATTTGAAGTAAGGGTACAACAAAGATATATGACACGGGGATATCTC CCCATGCCACAAGTGTTTTATGATGGTGTGAAAGAATATAGAGGAATGGCTAagcttcagcatcaagatcggaCGTGGGATGTGAAGGTGGATAAATATGGGGAAAGAATTCGGTTCAATGAAGGGTGGAGCAAGTTTTCAGCAGAGAACTGTCTAATAGTTGGAGATGTTTGCTGTTTTAAGATGATTGATATAAAGCCAGAGTTCTATCTCATGGATGTGGCTTTTTGCAGGGAGTATTAG